From a region of the Nitrospinota bacterium genome:
- the rfaE1 gene encoding D-glycero-beta-D-manno-heptose-7-phosphate kinase yields MSDSFDSILNNIEKLKILVIGDIIYDEFIWGDVERISPEAPVQVLEWRSDNDALGGAANVANNLASLGCSVYMVGAVGNDRKGERIKELLKEKGINYDGVIMDTGRPTTNKTRIIAHSQQILRIDKENKNLLTEDIEKKICDYLKETIDDVDGIICSDYLKGVLTKNVLSFLVKEAKRRGKIVVADPKGDDYSKYKEINVLTPNKSELEKASNIKITNNSNLERAARLISERYKNDAILVTRGREGMSLFEKEGGIFHIPTEARDVYDVTGAGDTAIGLFGLALFSGASRLEASRFANIGAGIVVGKVGTSIVKREEIEHFLKENTFLTGRKILELKELKYILSSEKTKRKKIVFTNGCFDILHMGHIKYLEKAKEYGDLLVLGLNDDDSVRELKGPRRPLIAQDERANILAALHSVDYIILFSDLTPENLIRELRPDILVKGGDYKVDEVVGKNIVEGYGGKVEIVPFIKGYSTSGIVKRIIDKYS; encoded by the coding sequence TTGAGTGATTCTTTTGATAGCATATTAAATAATATTGAGAAACTGAAGATACTTGTTATAGGTGATATTATATATGATGAATTTATATGGGGTGATGTAGAAAGGATATCTCCAGAGGCTCCAGTACAGGTTTTGGAATGGAGGTCAGATAATGATGCCTTAGGGGGAGCTGCAAATGTTGCTAACAATCTGGCCAGTTTGGGATGCAGTGTCTATATGGTGGGTGCTGTAGGAAATGACAGAAAAGGAGAAAGAATTAAAGAATTATTAAAGGAAAAAGGAATTAATTATGATGGCGTAATAATGGATACAGGGAGGCCTACTACTAATAAAACAAGAATTATTGCCCATAGCCAGCAGATTCTAAGAATCGATAAAGAAAATAAAAACCTGTTAACAGAAGATATAGAAAAAAAGATATGCGATTATCTGAAAGAGACAATAGATGATGTTGATGGTATTATCTGTTCTGATTATTTAAAGGGGGTTTTGACAAAAAACGTTCTTAGTTTTTTGGTAAAAGAGGCTAAAAGAAGGGGCAAGATAGTTGTTGCTGATCCAAAAGGTGATGATTATTCCAAATATAAAGAAATAAATGTTTTGACTCCCAATAAGTCAGAGCTGGAAAAGGCCTCAAATATCAAGATAACAAATAATAGCAATCTTGAGAGAGCTGCCAGATTAATTTCCGAAAGGTATAAAAATGATGCCATCTTAGTGACAAGAGGGAGAGAAGGAATGTCTCTTTTTGAAAAAGAAGGGGGGATATTTCATATACCCACTGAAGCCAGGGATGTGTATGATGTTACAGGAGCAGGGGATACGGCTATTGGTCTTTTTGGATTAGCCCTTTTTTCTGGTGCCTCTAGATTAGAGGCATCAAGATTTGCCAATATCGGAGCTGGAATTGTTGTTGGTAAGGTTGGTACTTCTATAGTAAAGAGGGAAGAGATAGAACATTTTTTAAAAGAGAATACTTTTTTAACAGGGAGAAAGATTTTAGAGTTGAAAGAATTAAAATATATTTTGAGCTCTGAAAAGACAAAAAGAAAGAAGATAGTTTTTACCAATGGATGTTTTGATATTCTCCATATGGGACATATAAAATATCTTGAAAAGGCAAAAGAATATGGGGATTTATTAGTTCTTGGTTTAAATGATGATGATTCTGTAAGGGAATTAAAAGGCCCTAGGAGGCCTTTAATAGCTCAAGATGAAAGAGCTAATATTTTAGCTGCTTTGCACTCAGTTGATTATATAATCCTCTTCTCTGATCTTACGCCCGAGAATCTTATAAGGGAATTAAGGCCTGATATCTTGGTAAAGGGTGGAGATTACAAAGTTGACGAGGTGGTTGGAAAGAACATCGTCGAGGGTTATGGAGGGAAAGTTGAAATAGTCCCCTTTATTAAAGGGTACTCGACATCTGGGATTGTGAAGAGAATTATTGATAAGTACAGTTGA
- a CDS encoding D-sedoheptulose 7-phosphate isomerase has product MSKAKEALKEALIESSEITIKIADTLCSKIEKIIELIVDAIRKKKKILIMGNGGSAADAQHLVAELVGRFKLERKAIPAIALTTNTSTLTAIGNDYSFDKIFGRQIEALAEEGDIVLGLSTSGLSENLIYAFKIAKDLGATTIGFLGKDGGKVKDIVDISILIPSNNTPRIQEAHITIGHIICEEIEKRLNK; this is encoded by the coding sequence ATGAGCAAAGCGAAAGAGGCTCTTAAAGAGGCTCTTATAGAGAGCTCTGAGATTACAATTAAGATTGCTGATACTCTCTGCAGCAAGATAGAAAAAATAATCGAATTGATTGTTGATGCAATAAGAAAAAAGAAAAAGATATTAATTATGGGGAATGGAGGAAGTGCGGCAGACGCCCAGCATCTTGTAGCTGAATTAGTTGGAAGATTTAAATTAGAAAGAAAGGCCATTCCAGCCATTGCCCTTACCACGAATACTTCTACCCTGACTGCTATTGGAAATGATTACAGTTTTGATAAAATATTTGGGAGACAGATAGAAGCTTTAGCAGAAGAAGGGGATATAGTTTTGGGGCTCAGCACCAGCGGTCTATCAGAAAACCTGATTTATGCCTTTAAGATTGCTAAAGATTTAGGTGCAACTACAATAGGATTTTTAGGAAAAGATGGTGGAAAAGTAAAAGATATAGTAGATATTTCTATTCTTATTCCATCAAATAATACTCCAAGAATTCAAGAGGCTCATATAACAATAGGTCATATAATCTGTGAAGAGATAGAAAAAAGGCTTAATAAGTAG